The genomic stretch AACACTTCGACACatcctattttatttttgggtggCACCaagtttaaattgtttttaaattttattaattgtgtcCATCGTCGTGTTTGATATGATCTATTAacatctttaattaaaatttagggggattataaaataaaggaaaaaaagttgtccatataaaaataaaaaaggaaccATCCAATGAAATTGGAAGGGAGGATTTTTTATTCGTAATGATTGAAAAATGCCAATAAACAATGCATGACAGTTCTGTGACGAAATGGAAGTTGAGAGTTGAGACGAGAGTTCCTTGGGCTTGAGTGCCAAAAGACAAGATCTGGAAgtgccatttttatttttaattttcttattaaaataattgagaagAATCAAAATCTCATCCACTATTTTATAGTCACCGCCCACCACCAACAAAACCACCCAAGTGTTCTCCATGTGCTCGCATTGGTTCCACAGGTTGGAAGACTCATAATCCAACAAATTATGTGCAAAGGTTGATTGAGCACTGAGGTAATGAATGCATTTAGAATTGAgtcaaagtttaatattttaagattaataggCTTACTTAAGTCTAACCATCATTTTAATCTTTCATAAATTAAGAATATGGTGAATTCagttagtttaaatttaaatatatatctaatttaaatgaattaaacttaaattaaaattttgatttgactcGAGTTCAAAAGTTTGTTGACATTGTCATACCAAAGTTTTTCTCATTGttagtttgtatttttttttttagattttaaacttttttaaacgatttttctattttataacgatttttttattttttacttcttttttaataatattttttttattatttttagttatttgttATCTTCTTCttatattactatttatcaaTTATTCGAATATAACTTAATCCTTGCCTAGCCATTCATTCTTTGAGTAGAgtttgaactatttttttatcGGGCTCGCTCTAATCCACCCATAATTCGGAATTTGTTGTATTGTTTTTCACCTTAGGGTTCCATCAGGCCAGGTCTTATCAATTTCCCCCTCAAGGTTTTAAAAAGGTTAAATACATCCAAGAGTTTTAGAAAATAGCATATgcatacaaaaattattttatcataataacCTTTTCTAGTGAATCCTAAATCTAATAGATTACATACTAAATAGGTactgtaataattttaaaaaaaaattcaaatcattttcgaattatatatatattaaaataaaaattaaagaaataaaaattgaaaaggaatatatatatatataattaaaaaaggttCTATATGAAATGTTATCTATGTCAAATCATTCAgtgtttttgtcaaattttaaggAGGACACTGTGATAAACCCTTTGTCAAGACTGATGAAGTGACACAAGCAGCACGCGGAAGGCAGAAGCCACGCAATTAAAATTCTGATTCTTGCACGAGCTCCTCAATCAAATGTTTCAGGATTCTCAATCTAGCCCCCACGTGCCATTATTAATCACTTCCAAAATTATCTTCCAAAATTGGTTTTAAGAAGCAACTGATTGCTTCTGAACGGACAGCGCCAAAATTCTCCGGATCGATTGTCCGACTCTTCCATGATATCTAGAACGATCGTTCCATGCTTAAAGTAACCGCATTCTGCTATTCCGTTGTCTGGAAAGTCGTTCACTTATAAAGAAATACccgttctttttattttggaacTTTAAGTGaacagttttttaaaatatgaaccACATTTAAGTACAGGTTTGATGAGGCCGTTCATCCTTTAACTGCCATGTATGTTACTGAGGCCGGCCGGACTCAAGGGAGATCAAAGAGAGTCATATGATccttttgagtttaaaatatttgagttatctaaattatatgaaaattgggtattttaatattttttaattttaaaaaattattatttaatatatttaaaatatcaaaataatatctaaactTTTATGCTAATCCTTCCTgcctttcattattttttaattgactttTTATACCATGTTTCCATCAATCTCTATTTGCAAGGAACTGTGACTTTCTGGTTGGGCCAGTCTTGCCCTTTCTGTCATGTGCCTATCTTATCATCTAGCTAGCTTGCATGCAGATCCACAGAACTGAAGAAGTATAGCTGTGTGAGAGATTTTCTACCTTTGAATAACCCTGGTGATTTCCTGacaaattttcagattttcatcCTATAATAAACGATATCTTGTACAATTATTCTGTACAGAAAATCAAGTGTTTCATCACAAAAGGTTGTCCTGGAGCTCGCATGTGAACATGCAAGCTGTTTTAATTTGGAGGGATTTCAATGTTCAGGGTTTCATCTTTGTACTGCCAGATTTTTCGCTAAACAATGAACCTCATGCACATTCaggtaaataatttaatttgttttaagtgGGGATGGTGAATCAGGCCAAGTCGTATTAATTATTTCTGTTTGTTCAAGTGGGAAGATTCCATATCGTATATTTTATTATGGGATGTGATCTTTTGCAAGCTCTGATGAGTCTGGATCATCAGAAAAAACAATGCATCGGAATCTTGCCCTCCCGGAATTGAGAGGGGATCCTCCTGGTTGACCCCTCTGCTGCATTTAAGGCTTGATCTAAGCAGGGACGCTTTGAGTTTCATTGTCAGCTCGATTAGATAAAGTTATAAACAAGTTGTTTTTAagtgagtttaatttaaaataattaaaataatattattttaattaatatatataaaaaaatgataccATTTTGAtgtgaatcaaattaaatttgagcttaatttgatattataaccaAACTTCAATTTAGTTTAAGGAAAGCGAgattgaatttaagttcaaagtttaaacttgactttttcaaatagagttaaacttaaattagacgaagtttaaaattgatttgactTAAATCTAACTTTAATAGTGTTATAATCAATCACTCTTAATTTTATAAGTCCACTCTCACATTCCATATGGTAAATGAATGGGAATCTTTGCAAATCTTTGTTTGTTTCAAGTATATATGGTATGATTACGtgtactttaaataattttttattactaaaataagattattataaaaatagttagttaaaagattattaaatataaattattaatctatttgataatatttgataaaatttggtcactataaataattattgtatttgattgaaaataataaaaatatattaaaatattattttacttaaatacacatgaattaattattctaaaatagtttttacttgttatattgattaaaactgaagttatttaaaaataataataataaataaagatatcatTGTAATAAAatcgataatattttaatacctaaaatgaaagtaatgataaaattatctatattacttatcatatcattattaataataaaagattattaaaatattttattattttataatttaaataaaataatataaaaaataaaagataggtGAGTAAAATAACCTTTTAACATCTCAACCGAATGCCTTCTAATAGTATCTGATCTGTACCCTCCTCTCCGTGTGGGCACATGTTTATACTCTGAATTTAATTTACCTATCTTAATTATTAGGGCTCACGGTACACTATTTGAGGAGGCTATAAGGGAATGTTAGATATAGATCACGTGTTTCAAAAGAGAAACAATGGCGCTGGCATGAAACTCTAAAGGAGTATCATCTACATGTTATGATGTTAGTTGGAACACCTTTAAGATATTACTCAcacatcttatattatatataagagtggatctcaatcaaaccaaatcaaaaaaatattagtttgaacttaattcaaatttaaaatattgagtttgaatttaaatttgagttaatttgaaTAACAAACATCAAAACTGAATAAGACAATAAATTATtcgagaaaatgaaaaagaaaaagaatcattagagtagaagaagaagaatttttgaaaaaaaatatttccaacGAAGAATCAATTTGATGTTATTAGCTCTTTTCCAATCCAAAAGTCAGTTCAAATGATGTGATTTTTCCTCACACTTATATAATTATACTggtttgatatttcatataactAAATATTCGTAAGAGTAATGGATTATTGGTTGGACTTTCATGTCAACCAATCACTCCCAATGATCCACTCTTGAAAACTCTTAGGTTAAGTTGTAATCGAGCGCTATTAGACTTTTCCAACCCAAAAAGCTAGTTCAAGAGGCAATACTCACACACTTTTACACTAACTAATATCTAGCGTTTTTTCAAATGAATGTGGAACAATCCAATAACTTCTCCCCTACACACTTAACTTTGATATCACTGTTAGGTGTTATTGGGTATCTTCTACTccaaaaactaattttaaaaagtgaaatttttgttttatactTGTACATTAGCACctatctttttttcttaattgatgTGAAATAccctaataaaattattgaaaacccCTTATACTCGAACAAAAccattgaattaaaactttaattcaaatttaatttgtttaaacagAACATAAATTCAAACCCAAGCCAACTTGGCTCCAACCCTCTTCGAATGTACAAGCAAGAATATTTACAAATCTTTTGCTTGCTTCAAATATGCATATGAGGCTCACTttagaaaaaattcaaaatggaTGGGATCTATATACATCCAACGAATGGGAAATCTCTAGTATTGCAAATGCATAGATATTAAATTGATGTATGATGGGACTGATGTTACAGTGACGGATACCAGAAAGCATGAATACATACATCTTTACAAtgattaaaataagaaaagagcTCTTCCCCACTTCCACATTTTGATGACTGAACTTCTGGTTCTTGTGGTAGTGGCAAGACCTCTTTTATATAAGCTGTGGGGTTCGATTTGTGTGTGATATGTTTCCAACGAATTTTTGAACCTTTACAATATAACTCCTACAAATTTCAAACTTACAGTTTCATACATAAGTGTTTTCATACATAGTTAGTCATTAGATTCAGACCCTTCGcctgaaaaatagaaaatttttctttaacatttattattactttGTAAAAGATGTTAGTTGTGTTATGTCTGCCATTATCTCCATCTTGGTcttggtttatttttttgtttgagttaGATGGTACTTGAAAGGATTAAATGGGGAAACATGAATTGGATAGACGTCTTGTTTTTGCATGATGTGAAACCTCTCTTTCAATTAATACTTTCAACTTTCTTGTTTCTTCAATCATGTGTGCTGACGGATGGATTCAAGCAGAGTAATCTCaagtttaactagttaaattgGAATTGAAGCTTCagctcaatttgagtttgagagtgttgattttttatttttttgatgattttgttttctataaTGACTCATCGTCTTATTTAATATCACTATTTATTATTTGAGTCTGTTCAAACTCGAactcattattttaaattcaaatcaagttcaaacaaacATTTATCGAGGCTTGGCACTAATCCACCCTGGGTACTCAATCCATATCATTGATCTCTTTCAGTCATGATAGTACCAACAGATGAGAGCCGCCTCATTCCTAGCTCCAAAAAATCACATAGTTTTAACTTTACCAACAAGGGCTTCTAGCTGCATTAAAAGACCACCGATGTGAACTTTCAACATAtagttaaatgattttaaatgaaaagataaataattaattaaatcatctaatcacgTAATAAcaagtttgtttgtttgtttgtatccACCAGTACACACTGTTTGTTCATATGGATTATCTTTTTTGGGTAAATCTGTTCATATGGATTATCAGTTGCAGCATTTCTCAATTCTATATTCTACATTTCAGTACTTGTAACTTCAGTTCAAGGCTTGTTCCATATCCTTCGAATTCGATCTTGCCTCGCTTAACAACTCACCCATGCTTCTCAAAACGATGACTTGCACTTTCCCTAGGCTGGTTCTTACTGAAGATTTGGGTTGCAGTTTTATAAGCAGCATCAATCTTATAAACCAAAACAGTAGGCCAAATATTGTATGGAGACAAATAAATATGGACATGGAAGTCTGTTTGTGAGGATCAAAGGTGGCAGAAGCAAGATGGAATAGTTCAAATGCAGAATCTTACatgtacaatattttttttttctcggaAAGATGGCCAGATTGTGCCAAGAAAACTTCAATGGGATCCCACTTCTAGCCAGCCCCCACCTGAATAGAGAAAGTATTGTCCCTTAAAGACTACTCAGCTTGAAAGTGCTTAGGCTTATAAGAAAGAAATTTGAATATGCTGGAAATGAATTCTATTGCTCAACTGTGTAATAATGCAATCTTCGCTAGCCCACAATTTCGGGGACTAAAACATCCGAAAACTTCACATCTGCAGCAAGCAGTAAGACTAAACCAGGCAGTGATGGAAAAAATCACTACTGAAGTTGAAAGTTGGCGACAAATtatgaaagagaaaacaaaaaaaaaagttcctaTGCAGGAGAGTGCCTCTGAAACAAGGAAATTTTACGGTTCATATTGCTCAGTGTCTATTTCCGAAGATTGTGTAATTGATTTCTCTGGCTTTCTATCATTGATTTCATACACTTTACTTTCGACCTTTTCTTTTGGATGCCCCGTGGCCATTCTACAAATCCTTTCATTCCCCGAGTTATATGTGGATTCTCTGAGTCTGATGAAAATAATCGTCCTACTAAATCTCGTTGCCGGAGCCTGCTGCAGCCTTCGACTGACTTTCTGCGTGGAGAAGTTCCCGCGATAGAAACCGTCCCATTTGAATGTGTTCCATGAACCTCATCTGATGTTATCTTGCAGAATTTACCAAAACTTGTTAATGATCTCCTAAGTTTACATACAGAATATGTCTTTTGCTCTGGTTGTTCCCCAGAGCTTGAAAATACCTCACTAATTTCAGTATTTGGAAAATCTTGGGTTACTTTCTCATTGCATTCCATTTTGCTCCTTGAAGCAAGTTGGATTTCCTTTGCTCTGATAGCAGAGCAGTCACTCCCTTCGAACAAATGTCTTGAACCTTGATCCTCAATATGTCTAGCCAATTTCCTCTCATTCGCTTCCTTTTGTTGATTTTCGCCAGAAATAGAGAGTATACTGCCTGATTGTAGGGGCACATATTCAATTTCTTTCATGTCTTGAAGCTTCACTGATTTAACTGCCTGCATGATCACCTCAGTTTTTCTTAAATCCATTTCATCCAAGTTCTCACTTCTTGACCTCAAAAACAATTCAAGGTCAGCCACCAGATTATTCATCTGAGAGTACTTATATTCAAGAGCCAATCGTGCATCAACCAACTTCATTCGGACACATTCTTCGCTCAAATCCTTAGCAAGCTGCAACATTCTCCTCTCTTCTTCTAACTCTCcacaaattttaaatgtttcaCTCTTCAACACTTCCATTTCAGTCTTGTCTTCTTCAATTTTCTCAGCCAGTTCATTACAAACTTCCTCCATCAGCTCTCTGGCTCTTTTCTCTTCCTCATAATCTCTCATGAGTTGTTTTTCAGATGACTTAGAGTCAGCCAGCTCCTTGACCAATTTAGAGTTGACAATCTCAATCCTTTTTTGCCTTTTCCTTCCCACACTTATTTCATCCTTTAATCTGTCAGTGACCGCAcacattttattgtatttttcctGCCATGAGTTTCTTTCCTCTCTAAGCCTTCTCAACAAATGTTCTAATTTCTTCTTCGAGGACTGAAGCTCATCTTCAAGCCCACGAATCCGTAACTGAGCCTGTGCTAACCCTGCTTGCATTGCCGAAACAATAGACAGGGTATCAAATTGACCTTCAAGAAACTTGGGGTGGCTGCAAAAGCAGCTAGCCTCAGTGGATGTAGTCAAGCACCTTGTGTCCCATTTTGTTGCCCCTTCCATTGCTGACTTGGGATATGGCAAAGAAGATGCATGCTAGTAATTGttgaagaaaagagaaacatGGTTAGAATATCGATGATGTGAATTCTTTAATCTAAATGATGGAGGAGGAAGCAATACGTATAAAATCAAATTGCTAATTATCAAGCAATTATAAGGTGGACAATTATACATCAACTGCAGCATACGGCAGAATAATTAACCCTAAGGAAGAAGGCGGCGCACCTTATGATTGCTTTTATGATTCTGACTGCATGCCGGTAGAGGGCTCTGTTGCAGATGCTTGGTTCCCAGAACATATTCTCTGCTAGCGCGACCAAAAGGAAGCACTTGATTTACATGTCCAGCACAAGGCTGCAGGAAAGAACATGTCAAAGGTTTCGAATTCCGAAAatgtttaaagaaaattaaagtttaaattgtTATGACAGCATAAAATAGAAAGATCATGTCAGTTTGTACTCAAAGAATATGCGAATCaagcaaaaaatttgaaagcttTCTTTAAGCAGCTACACAGGTAAACCTGTAAAACTGCATTTTCCCCGAGTTCCAAATGGAGATGTGACAGAACATATAAATGAAGCGTAATGCTATTCATTAATTACGGATTCCAAGAAATCAAAACCCTATTTCTCAAATCATACCCCAATTTTCTCAACATCCAAACACATGATTGGCTACAAGTACAAGCTAGTATTGCTTAACTTAGCACCACAGTTTTGTAGTCAAATCattaccaagaaaaaaaaaacaattatttacgTTTCCCACCATTCTCCCACTAACTAAACCCACCGTTCATCACAATTACTCAAACTCCATATTTATACACACATACCTGAGTCAACAAACGCAATTGCCAGAGCCCAGCAGCCAACTTCCTGGCCGACAACGCAACGCCTCCGCCGCCCCAGGAGGGGGGTTTTTCGTCGTGAAACTTCCAGTGAAGGGGCGGAGTCGAGGGAGACCTGTGCCTTGATCGACGGCGGTAACCTTTTGGTGGGTTCCTGAATTTAGCACAGTGAGAGTGAAGCTCAAATGAGACGTTCATTTTTTGCCTCTCCACTAAAAGTGTCATTCCAAGAGAGCGAGACAGAGTGAAGTTCGGACAAAAGCGCTGAAATTTCGGAGCTTTTGCCGCGTGGACTGAATCTAAGATCAGTGCAAACCTTGTAACAATGCTGTAATGTACGTACTGACTGTACTTCGGTCTGTGTTTTGAATGAGTCCACAGGTCTACTACATAGATATTTTGTATACATGAATTGAAATGTAGTACGTGAATTTATACTTAAACCTGTATAcgaaaactaaataatatatacaaggAAACGaaattaattgaagaaattgaatcaataaattaacaattataaCTTTAAGAGCCACCTCAAACTCGAGAGGGTAGCATGTAAACCAAATTGTGTTTGGTGACGAGGTGAAGCAACCGTATATGTTCTTAAGATTTcgtaaaaatatcaaaaatttgatgtATTGATCTAATCTTAGAAATATATCAAATACTCTTTCAAATATGATTAAGAATGAAGTgataatcaatttcaatatgtttgatattcttataaaaGATTTCACTGTGAGTAATGTTGGAGACACTCTTGTTGTTGCAATAAAATAGAGTTCAGAAGTGGTATCAATGAAAGTCATGTACTATGATTCAAAACTAGAGTGTGAAATCAATGAATCTTCATAAAGAATACAaaaaatcagtggtaaaacgTCATTATAGTGTCTAACGTAATCAATatctaaataaacataaaaatgaagaaaaaaatggatgaaaattgAAAGCTATACCATATTGTATCTCAAACATATTAAGGATTTGAGGCACAATAGAATAATAAGCAATGCGTGAAATATACGTGAGTTGGCTAACTAGATCAACAACAAAAGAGAGATTAAGTTGGGTGACTCTCAAACTGACTACACTAGACCATACTAAGAGGGATCATGAAAAGGTTCCTCATCCAGTTTTCAAAGCCTGATGTTTAGATCAAGTGGAGTAGATTGGATACGTTCTTAATTTGGAAGagaaaaaatagtaatttgaaTTAGAGCTAACATTGAGTGCCCGTGTGAGAAGACATAATTATCAAGTGGAAGCTATATCACTTTGAAGATATTTTCAATATATGCTATAAAATGATTACACAACAACTGAAGCTATTTCAAGTTGAGGTGGATTGAGCCGCGCTAAATGCCGGCATATTTGACTACCTTAGAGGTCGTCAATAGGATGAATTGTGCCATTCGCAAAATAAGCCGTATCATCGAAAGGGAATTTCAGATAAACTTGAGTCAAACTATTAAACTGAAACtctatatcaaattcaatttgaatcaaaccgaATACCAATTCAATTGACTAGTTCAAATCCAACTCTATTTTCGAGAATATCTCTTCAAAAATTTGGTATAGCTTCACGGAACCAATTACTTGTAACTGGCATTCAACAGATTTGGGAAGAAGGCATTAATTGATGAATAAAGATTAAAGTTGTAGGAAGAACAAAGCAGTAAAGATGGCTTTATGATCTGGTTCTACCATATGCAGTTAACAGGCACTTAGTCAAGTTGCTTGCACCAGAAGAAGTACGGCTGCAGTTAATTTTGGGTCCAAAACCACCATAATAAAGCAATGAACTTGAAGATTTGCTTGGAAGTTGGGAAGCTAAAGGATACAAAATTTATGGCTTCAGTTGGAACTTGTGACGAATGGATTCATGCATGCTCATTCATTTTGAGTCCTTTCACTTCATTTGCCAGCCAACCATTCATCTCTGTTTCTCATATTACCTAATTAATCATCCATTCCAGTGTTTTTAGACCAGATCGGACCTTTACCCAGTCAAAGAAACAATCGGTCGGAccttacatatatttatttgataatatttaataataaatatatccaGTCCAATGGTATTTGTGTCCATTCACATATAAACAGACCCAAGTTCCTCCATCCTCTAACTGGTTCACTTATGATCAAGTCAACATGATTGACTGACCTGACAGTTAAACTGTAATCAGAGACAATATGTCCTTTGCCTAAATTAGACTGATCATCAGATTTCAGTTGAACTGATTCAATCGATCCtgtttagggttttatttatttatttttttctgtctAGGTTTTATTAAGCCCATCTTCCATGgtgttgtttttatttataattcatttattgcattaattaGAACCTGCACTATGAAATCTTAGGCCATATAAAATATGTCAACTCTCTAGACATTCAAGTagttgattgaaaaaaaattgtgagatttactAATCCAATTGAACAACCCTCTAACTCTAATTAGGTATAAATGTTAGCTTTGATGATTCTGTTGTGGTAGATAAAGAAATTAGAAACTTGTCATTTCAAATCATGTATATAATTCAATGGGAATTATTGAGCTTCGATGgtggattcgaattgaacttaaataagaatcgatttaaattcaaaatgacTAGTTTGGGTTAATTGGCTTGATCGGTTTGTAAATAGTGAtgatagagaagaaaaagactAATTAATGGAGAAAAAAAGACATTATTAGAGAAGAAGATTTCTGCTGCAACACAGTTGCAGGAGTTTTCGAACTCAAGCCAAGATATTGAGTTGGATCTTCAACTTCAGCTCTCTCAAGCCGAACATGGGTTTGAGAATCCACCCCTACTCACctactattttttaatagttaaattgACAAATTATTCCTTAAAGGTGGGTAAGAAAAGGAATAATGCAACGCTAACAAactttttttagtaatttatttatacaaattgatgtATGTTAGTGATAGTGGAAAAGTTAGCCTAAAATTGGCTAACTGGGCTTGGCCCATCATGGATTTGGACTAATGAAGGCGAGCCCATTATGCAAATGGTCAATTTGGACCCCAAAAAACTTCTGGAAATCAAACGGCCCATATTGTTTCTTGACTGAACCATGACCATAGACTTGGTCAATGGAAGATCGCTTGAATTaacaagtttataaaaaaactgAACGCCATTAAAAACGATATAAAAACCTTTAAACCACTTTCGATACAGCAATTTAGGCAGGGAGAAAGGACTGATTAAGTGAATAAAATGCTACTTTAAATGCTAAACTTACAATAACTATGACACCACCAATCATTTGAGGCAATGTTTTCAAAGTCAGTCTTCACATTGATTAGATGAGAGAAGTGGTTCAATTCAACTAGTGATCGGataattaactatttaaataaatatttaaaataattttgtataataaattattaaatggataattcaaaaattttaatataaaataaatttaacttgaCGAAACACATACTTAAAGTTAATactgagatttttttttcaagttttagcaatgaaattaaaaaaaaaattaatttttttcaagctGACATAAACAATTGACTGGGTTTCATCTTGGTCAAACCACGAAACCAAACAATTTGAGCAATTAGTTCAATTGCTAAAATGTTTTTCTGCAAactgattttattttgtttaatggGTGACGATTTGATTGGTTAGATTGGctggttttgtttgattttaaaaactataatttgagGGCCTTATTATTTACAAGATAACCTCGTATACAATAATTAGACATTcgtaaaaataaattgatatattattattcgaTTAAtcggttttaaat from Mangifera indica cultivar Alphonso chromosome 6, CATAS_Mindica_2.1, whole genome shotgun sequence encodes the following:
- the LOC123218440 gene encoding coiled-coil domain-containing protein 18-like encodes the protein MTLLVERQKMNVSFELHSHCAKFRNPPKGYRRRSRHRSPSTPPLHWKFHDEKPPSWGGGGVALSARKLAAGLWQLRLLTQPCAGHVNQVLPFGRASREYVLGTKHLQQSPLPACSQNHKSNHKHASSLPYPKSAMEGATKWDTRCLTTSTEASCFCSHPKFLEGQFDTLSIVSAMQAGLAQAQLRIRGLEDELQSSKKKLEHLLRRLREERNSWQEKYNKMCAVTDRLKDEISVGRKRQKRIEIVNSKLVKELADSKSSEKQLMRDYEEEKRARELMEEVCNELAEKIEEDKTEMEVLKSETFKICGELEEERRMLQLAKDLSEECVRMKLVDARLALEYKYSQMNNLVADLELFLRSRSENLDEMDLRKTEVIMQAVKSVKLQDMKEIEYVPLQSGSILSISGENQQKEANERKLARHIEDQGSRHLFEGSDCSAIRAKEIQLASRSKMECNEKVTQDFPNTEISEVFSSSGEQPEQKTYSVCKLRRSLTSFGKFCKITSDEVHGTHSNGTVSIAGTSPRRKSVEGCSRLRQRDLVGRLFSSDSENPHITRGMKGFVEWPRGIQKKRSKVKCMKSMIESQRNQLHNLRK